A region from the Paenarthrobacter aurescens genome encodes:
- a CDS encoding WecB/TagA/CpsF family glycosyltransferase: MLLQNQTSRADLLGLTVDRLSMDESVERALELIASGGPHQHVVVNAAKVVAAVEDEAVRSTINGCSIVNADGQSVVWASRLLGDALPERVAGIDFMNRLVDESAKHGLRIYLLGAKSHVVEATANAFRERGAEVVGHHDGYWRQSKSDLEICQEVAATTPDILFIAVPSPFKEIFLADNLHRLGVKLCVGVGGSFDVVAGETTRAPIWMQRYGLEWFFRLLQEPRRMMRRYLVGNAKFIYYVVRGRLRLGS, translated from the coding sequence ATGCTGTTGCAGAATCAAACTAGTAGAGCTGACTTGCTCGGGCTCACAGTCGATCGCCTAAGCATGGACGAGTCTGTGGAACGAGCGCTGGAGCTCATTGCAAGCGGAGGCCCCCACCAGCATGTTGTTGTAAATGCCGCAAAAGTAGTCGCCGCTGTTGAGGATGAAGCGGTCCGAAGCACAATTAACGGTTGCTCTATAGTCAACGCTGATGGTCAGTCGGTGGTTTGGGCGAGTAGGCTGTTAGGCGACGCTCTTCCAGAGAGGGTTGCCGGCATCGACTTCATGAACCGCTTGGTGGACGAATCGGCGAAGCACGGACTTAGAATTTACCTGCTGGGTGCAAAGAGCCACGTGGTAGAGGCGACCGCTAATGCGTTCCGAGAGCGCGGCGCGGAGGTAGTCGGCCATCACGATGGATACTGGCGCCAATCCAAATCGGACTTGGAAATTTGCCAAGAAGTTGCTGCAACTACTCCCGATATTTTGTTCATCGCAGTGCCTTCGCCGTTCAAGGAAATCTTTCTCGCCGACAATCTGCACAGGCTTGGGGTCAAGCTTTGCGTTGGCGTAGGTGGCTCATTTGACGTCGTGGCTGGAGAGACGACCCGTGCACCGATCTGGATGCAACGTTATGGTCTCGAATGGTTCTTTAGGCTCTTACAGGAACCGCGCCGCATGATGCGGCGTTACTTGGTGGGTAATGCCAAGTTCATCTATTACGTCGTTCGTGGTCGTCTTAGGCTAGGAAGCTGA
- a CDS encoding terpene cyclase/mutase family protein, with protein sequence MQSIGGTIMTNSSMEVSRAAAAGLALAVNKDFYSADPYDGLSSPLAKLLNTKLTRQAWIQLLKRSGERTRRLVGVKPVRMAKSLALFAMAAKELGDINLANSLVDDLLHMGSGRPWGYEFDVQTRWAYYPQGTPNVVATTFAIRAIDSVGRTDEVSPAIGEWLRNLYDKRGYFYYTDTSDKLVHNGSLLAAESLGRLGLHEDLVQKAITKTISHQRPDGGWAYGDAPGLEWEDSFHTVYVIDSLTELGRRGFLVDEAPTRGLRHWKESFFTNSGEPKYFAEDTTSTREIHNNATVLGAIADYGSEMGLSELRPSVLRVLLSTQDSNGAFRSSPRGPLFLRWNQGHAVLALAKLAKRDAVAESN encoded by the coding sequence GTGCAATCGATCGGCGGTACAATAATGACCAATAGCAGTATGGAAGTCTCTAGAGCTGCTGCTGCAGGTCTAGCGCTGGCAGTCAATAAAGACTTTTATAGCGCAGATCCCTATGACGGATTATCTTCGCCGCTGGCTAAGCTCTTGAACACAAAACTGACACGACAAGCCTGGATACAGCTCCTTAAGCGATCAGGCGAAAGAACTCGGCGCTTGGTCGGTGTTAAGCCTGTTCGGATGGCAAAAAGTCTGGCGCTGTTCGCCATGGCTGCCAAGGAGCTGGGCGACATCAATCTTGCTAACTCTCTCGTCGATGACCTTCTGCACATGGGATCGGGCCGCCCGTGGGGCTATGAGTTCGATGTGCAGACGCGATGGGCCTACTATCCGCAAGGAACTCCGAACGTTGTGGCAACAACATTCGCGATACGTGCCATTGATTCCGTAGGTAGAACAGATGAGGTTTCTCCCGCAATTGGCGAATGGTTAAGAAACCTTTACGACAAGCGGGGGTACTTTTACTACACCGACACATCCGACAAGCTTGTTCACAATGGCAGCCTTCTGGCTGCAGAGTCCTTGGGGCGGTTGGGACTTCATGAGGATTTGGTCCAAAAAGCTATCACGAAGACCATCAGCCATCAGCGGCCGGATGGTGGCTGGGCATACGGGGACGCGCCTGGGCTTGAATGGGAGGACAGCTTTCACACTGTCTATGTCATCGACAGTTTAACGGAACTGGGGCGTCGCGGGTTTCTTGTGGACGAGGCCCCAACCAGGGGTCTTCGGCATTGGAAGGAGTCGTTCTTCACCAACAGCGGCGAGCCTAAGTATTTTGCCGAGGACACCACATCGACCCGTGAAATTCATAACAATGCAACCGTGCTGGGTGCTATTGCTGATTATGGCTCTGAAATGGGTTTGTCAGAATTAAGGCCGTCCGTACTGCGTGTGCTTTTGTCAACACAAGACAGTAATGGTGCCTTCAGGTCCTCACCGCGCGGGCCACTTTTTCTCAGATGGAACCAGGGCCATGCAGTCCTGGCTCTTGCCAAGCTAGCAAAGAGGGATGCTGTTGCAGAATCAAACTAG
- a CDS encoding glycosyltransferase family 4 protein — protein sequence MMSHVQSSYSEVSQLRFIDTGASGKRRLQSFLACVAGLIKNPRCDVAHVNVASSGSSLRKILLTEIIKLRRVPYVIHLHGGGYQRFYAKLPRPLKWVVRRFFRGAAFVIVLGRVWEDFVVSDLGVKSSAVCVLPNAVPGPATLNPGERQNRVLFAGKLVSSKGIRELLRAAELVSEDISWSLDLAGDCPDSEIVAAIENSSAPVRWHGWVDQRRLGELMSEAAVFALPSHAEGLPLSLLDAMAHGAMPVVTPVGSIPEVITHKRNGIIVEVNNAELLAAAIEEAFREKSASDSIRFNARRSWETTYSIETYRRSLDKIYCSAIDRRYNNDQ from the coding sequence ATGATGAGTCATGTTCAATCTTCATATTCGGAGGTCTCGCAGTTACGGTTCATAGATACCGGCGCATCCGGGAAGCGTCGACTGCAGTCCTTCCTCGCCTGTGTCGCAGGGCTAATCAAAAACCCCCGCTGTGACGTCGCCCATGTAAATGTTGCCTCCTCTGGTTCGAGTCTTAGAAAGATTCTGCTAACCGAAATCATTAAATTACGTCGGGTTCCGTATGTCATCCACTTGCACGGTGGAGGCTATCAGCGCTTCTATGCCAAGCTCCCTCGTCCATTGAAATGGGTCGTCCGTCGCTTCTTTCGGGGCGCTGCATTCGTTATCGTCCTAGGTCGCGTGTGGGAGGACTTCGTTGTTTCAGACCTTGGGGTCAAGTCGTCTGCTGTTTGTGTTCTTCCCAACGCTGTGCCTGGTCCGGCCACCCTGAATCCTGGGGAACGTCAAAACCGTGTCCTTTTTGCCGGAAAACTCGTATCTTCGAAGGGCATCCGAGAATTACTTCGTGCCGCAGAGCTTGTCTCCGAAGATATCTCTTGGTCTCTGGATCTGGCCGGCGATTGTCCTGATTCGGAGATCGTCGCAGCCATCGAGAACAGCTCAGCCCCAGTCCGATGGCATGGGTGGGTTGACCAGAGACGCCTTGGGGAGCTCATGTCCGAAGCTGCCGTATTTGCTCTTCCCTCGCATGCCGAAGGACTGCCTCTGTCGCTTCTGGATGCTATGGCGCACGGAGCGATGCCGGTTGTGACCCCAGTGGGGAGCATTCCTGAGGTCATCACGCATAAACGTAATGGAATCATAGTTGAGGTAAATAATGCCGAGCTTTTGGCAGCAGCCATTGAAGAAGCATTTCGGGAAAAATCCGCTTCCGACAGCATCCGCTTCAACGCGCGACGTTCTTGGGAGACCACCTACTCGATTGAAACTTATCGCCGGAGCTTAGATAAAATATACTGCAGTGCAATCGATCGGCGGTACAATAATGACCAATAG
- the wecC gene encoding UDP-N-acetyl-D-mannosamine dehydrogenase — MGSIALNTINRVAVIGLGYIGLPTAAILATNGIEVIGVDVNQRTVDAVNAGQVPFVEPDLGVHVAGAVSHGHLTASISTPRADAYIVAVPTPFKTDRSADLSYIEAAAEGIAPQLIGGELLILESTSPPGATEHMAQYILDLRPDLSLDGADSKPAILVAHCPERVLPGRVMIELVINDRIVGGITPDAAEKAKNLYSVFCKGEILTTDAVTAEMAKLVENSYRDVNIAFANELSVISDKLGIDVWELIRLANHHPRVNILQPGPGVGGHCIAVDPWFIVSAAPEEARLIRTAREVNDAKPEWVFQQVLSALELLPPAAEVSVLGLAFKANIDDLRESPAIEIAAHLAEALPSTRFNVAEPHVAELPAQLLGRSNVKLVPIDESVSRSDVIVVLVDHDDVKAIEIEQLEGKVVIDTRGALRREPVLNTLDA; from the coding sequence ATGGGGAGCATTGCGTTGAATACGATCAATCGCGTAGCAGTCATTGGTTTGGGTTACATCGGATTGCCGACCGCTGCCATTTTGGCGACGAATGGCATAGAAGTTATCGGAGTAGACGTCAACCAGCGGACAGTAGACGCTGTGAATGCCGGCCAGGTTCCGTTTGTGGAACCGGACCTGGGAGTTCACGTGGCTGGTGCCGTGAGCCACGGACACCTCACTGCCAGTATTTCGACTCCGAGGGCAGACGCCTACATTGTCGCCGTTCCCACACCGTTCAAAACGGACCGGTCAGCGGACTTGAGCTATATCGAAGCCGCTGCCGAGGGTATCGCACCGCAGCTGATCGGTGGCGAATTGCTGATCTTGGAGTCAACCTCTCCCCCCGGGGCCACAGAACACATGGCGCAGTACATCCTCGACCTTCGCCCGGACCTAAGTTTGGACGGTGCTGATTCCAAGCCTGCGATTCTCGTAGCACACTGCCCCGAACGCGTCCTGCCGGGCAGAGTTATGATCGAACTCGTCATCAACGACCGCATCGTTGGGGGCATTACTCCCGACGCAGCCGAAAAAGCCAAAAATCTATACTCGGTCTTTTGCAAGGGTGAGATTCTAACCACTGATGCTGTCACTGCCGAGATGGCCAAACTAGTAGAAAATTCGTACCGCGACGTCAACATTGCCTTTGCCAATGAACTCTCAGTAATCAGCGATAAACTTGGAATTGATGTTTGGGAGTTAATTCGCCTCGCCAATCACCACCCTCGGGTAAATATTCTTCAACCGGGCCCAGGCGTGGGTGGTCACTGCATTGCTGTGGACCCTTGGTTTATTGTTTCGGCCGCCCCAGAGGAAGCTCGCCTTATCCGCACCGCGCGAGAAGTTAATGACGCAAAGCCGGAATGGGTCTTCCAACAAGTACTGTCGGCCCTCGAACTTCTCCCTCCCGCCGCTGAAGTTTCGGTTCTGGGATTGGCCTTTAAAGCAAACATCGATGACCTACGAGAATCTCCCGCCATAGAAATCGCTGCACACCTAGCGGAGGCCCTTCCGAGTACACGATTCAATGTGGCCGAGCCCCACGTAGCCGAACTTCCCGCGCAACTCTTGGGCCGATCCAACGTGAAATTGGTGCCAATTGACGAGTCTGTCTCACGTTCCGATGTAATCGTCGTTTTGGTCGATCACGACGACGTCAAGGCGATTGAAATTGAGCAACTCGAAGGTAAGGTCGTGATAGACACGCGCGGCGCGCTGCGTCGCGAGCCCGTTCTAAACACACTTGATGCATAA